A single genomic interval of Gouania willdenowi chromosome 22, fGouWil2.1, whole genome shotgun sequence harbors:
- the odf3l2a gene encoding outer dense fiber protein 3-like protein 2a encodes MEEEVKRRPIISARERGPGPGRYALPPTLGYLHHDFTKPSSPAYSFHSRLSSTMVSVDSSPGPMYHIGEKVTRFGRMETPSYSMLGRGRRSATKDPVFQTPGPGTYSPERVPPVNGHRTPPSYTIGTRTRYRCVDAVPAPNSYSLPNLLGCSIPNKVSSSSFSFSSRRKYGAPNEGLSSSPGPGQYDSTNPDVYRHRQPSFTMQSRHRRANKPGSAPSPGSAPGPGSYSPERFYTHLPKAPSTTLGVRHSQFITPLVVDVAD; translated from the exons GCCCCGGCCCCGGACGCTACGCCCTCCCCCCGACCCTCGGATACCTCCACCATGACTTCACCAAACCCAGTAGTCCCGCCTACTCCTTCCACAGCCGCCTGAGCAGCACCA TGGTTTCTGTGGACTCCAGTCCAGGCCCGATGTACCACATTGGTGAAAAGGTGACGCGCTTTGGTAGAATGGAGACTCCGTCATACTCCATGTTGGGCAGAGGACGGCGTTCAGCGACTAAAG ATCCAGTTTTCCAAACTCCAGGACCAGGAACATACAGTCCAGAGAGAGTTCCACCTGTGAACGGCCATCGCACACCGCCGTCCTACACCATCGGCACCAGAACCAGATACCGCTGTGTGGATGCAGTCCCAGCACCCAACAG CTACAGTCTTCCAAACCTTCTAGGATGTTCTATTCCTAACAAAGTTTCCAGCTCCAGCTTTAGTTTCTCCAGTCGTAGGAAATATGGAGCTCCTAATGAGGGTCTGTCCTCTAGTCCTGGACCAGGACAGTACGACAGCACCAACCCAGACGTCTACCGCCACAGACAGCCCTCCTTCACCATGCAGAGCCGACACCGCAGAGCCAATAAGCCGGGCTCCGCCCCCAGTCCAGGCTCCGCCCCCGGACCAGGATCCTACAGCCCAGAACGTTTTTACACACACCTCCCTAAAGCCCCCTCCACCACCCTGGGAGTGAGACACTCTCAGTTTATCACTCCTCTCGTGGTGGATGTAGCTGACTGA
- the LOC114456166 gene encoding rab GTPase-activating protein 1-like, protein MMQEVCVMEEQMSEEEILACLVKEDEADPKLRSSNVPAAKKAKAKETKPKEGSDQDVYMMENRRLLEVIVRLEQENDNLAQRLISGKVDLRKDLDMVKKRVDGLVQDLVQTRHQLQISEQQKLGQQEECDMVKETFWNEMKKKELQIKRSTAIIADYKQVCCQLTERMEKEQDTHTQQMALIKSKVRSCPHCRHVVPLDQTSTDDQIPETTANLEIREKISDQRENQENEVLKALLQKLEQDLVQTKLQMVEAQCRIQVLEHQTGILTHNLQEAKNSWIIKAFSSLHRDGTHTVTQRKHTLHTDTH, encoded by the exons ATGATGcaggaagtgtgtgtgatggaggagcagatgaGTGAGGAGGAGATCCTGGCCTGTTTGGTGAAAGAAGATGAAGCTGATCCGAAGCTCAGATCTTCTAAT GTTCCTGCAGCTAAAAAGGCCAAAGCGAAGGAAACTAAACCTAAAGAAGGATCTGATCAGGACGTCTACATG ATGGAGAACCGACGGCTTCTGGAGGTCATCGTTCGTCTGGAGCAGGAGAACGACAACCTGGCCCAGAGACTGATCAGTGGGAAAGTGGACCTGAGGAAGGACCTGGACATG gTGAAGAAGCGTGTTGATGgtctggtccaggacctggttCAGACCCGACACCAGCTGCAGATCTCAGAGCAACAGAAACTAGGACAACAGGAGGAGTGTGACATG gtTAAAGAAACGTTCTGGAATGAGATGAAGAAGAAGGAGTTGCAGATCAAACGCTCCACAGCCATCATAGCAGACTacaaacag GTCTGCTGTCAGCTGACAGAGCGTATGGAGAAGgagcaagacacacacacacaacagatgGCTTTAATCAAG AGTAAAGTGAGATCGTGTCCCCACTGTCGTCACGTTGTTCCATTAGACCAGACGTCCACTGATGATCAAATCCCTGAAACCACAGCAAACCTCGAGATTAGAGAGAAGATCTCAGACCAAAGGGAGAACCAGGAGAATGAGGTTCTCAAAGCTCTGCTTCAGAAGCTGGAACAAGACCTGGTTCAGACCAAACTACAGATGGTGGAGGCTCAGTGTAGGATCCAG GTCCTGGAGCATCAGACTGGGATTTTAACCCACAACCTGCAGGAAGCAAAGAACAGTTGGATCATCAAAGCCTTCAGCTCTCTACACAGAGATggaacacacactgttacacaaaggaagcacacattacacactgatacacactga
- the ebi3 gene encoding interleukin-27 subunit beta has product MAALLLTVFVALTFLTCVPGGEGLDLLRTSTTSGNASSAPAVLCRCSTYPNVTLCWWPEPPHSPPLHYVISYSERHKPGSVNMCTPSPPSSSSSSSSSSLSSSSAQQLWRCHLPSLKLYTDYIVNVTAVYPAGTSSHLTSFMLEDIVKPDPPEGVTVSHHHGRKFLVQWNPPPTWNNLDLFPLKYHVQYQWESRDGPRSVNLGPFENTSVELKALGLGRLYLFQVCAEDLLGLGQCSDWSSPAQLHTPHTTTQL; this is encoded by the exons ATGGCTGCTCTCCTTCTCACCGTGTTTGTGGCTCTAACATTTCTTACGTGTGTTCCTGGAGGTGAAGGTCTGGATCTGCTGAGAACCTCCACCACCTCAGGGA ACGCTTCCTCTGCTCCGGCCGTGCTGTGCCGCTGTTCCACCTACCCCAACGTGACCCTGTGCTGGTGGCCTGagcccccccactcccccccgcTGCACTACGTCATCAGCTACAG tGAGAGACACAAACCAGGGAGCGTTAACATGTGCACGCCAAgcccaccatcatcatcatcatcatcatcatcatcatcattgtcgTCATCCTCAGCTCAGCAG CTCTGGCGTTGCCACCTGCCCAGTTTAAAGCTCTACACAGACTATATCGTCAACGTCACCGCTGTTTATCCCGCTGGCACCAGTTCACACCTCACCAGCTTCATGTTGGAGGATATCG tGAAACCAGACCCTCCAGAAGGTGTCACTGTTTCCCACCATCATGGCAGGAAGTTCCTGGTCCAGTGGAACCCTCCCCCCACCTGGAACAACCTGGACCTGTTCCCTCTGAAGTACCACGTCCAGTACCAGTGGGAGAGCAGGGACGGCCCCCGCTCTGTCAAC ctgGGGCCCTTTGAGAACACCAGTGTGGAGCTGAAGGCTCTGGGCTTAGGTCGTCTCTACCTGTTCCAGGTTTGTGCTGAAGATCTACTGGGACTGGGTCAGTGCAGCGACTGGAGCTCACCTGCACAActccacacaccacacacaactacacaactgtag
- the LOC114455906 gene encoding protein FAM163A-like, with product MSAGTIVITGGILAAVILLVIVAVLCYCRLQYYCCKRTESEVGSVGGADPLSHSPCNACDALAMDGTAISPASLDQLDSGSQNNSCPSCSPFLVRSGLSDELSNGGERLGFHTYYENPSFSLSSASLSYHKPSEGFAPPQRAYSTDV from the exons ATGTCAGCAGGAACTATTGTGATAACTGGAGGAATTCTGGCTGCAGTGATTCTACTGGTGATCGTAGCCGTACTCTGTTACTGCAGATTACAG TACTACTGCTGTAAGAGGACTGAGTCAGAGGTGGGCTCAGTGGGCGGAGCCGACCCGCTCTCTCACTCCCCCTGTAACGCCTGCGACGCCCTCGCCATGGACGGCACGGCCATTAGCCCCGCCTCCCTCGACCAGCTGGACTCTGGCTCTCAGAACAACTCCTGCCCGTCGTGTTCTCCGTTCCTCGTACGTTCTGGACTCTCAGACGAGCTCAGTAACGGCGGCGAACGCCTGGGGTTCCACACATACTACGAGAACCCCTCCTTCTCCCTAAGCTCCGCCTCCCTGAGCTACCACAAGCCCAGTGAGGGGTTCGCCCCCCCACAACGCGCCTACAGTACTGatgtttaa